A region from the Paraburkholderia youngii genome encodes:
- a CDS encoding tetratricopeptide repeat protein: MKRRNASHDYSLRSLQSLLGVSRRVLSGLIDAGFVQPSRGRRNELRFTFRDVVLLRTAFQLQSAKIASRKILRALARLKAELPEELPLTGIRITAVGDSVVVKTGESQWDATSGQLLLDLEVAPVKGEVAFLDAAPRNIVGREKQTEEWFALAEELTDSDVIGAEQAYKKVLELSPTPHYDAYNNLGVLLCEVGMKYDEALSVFDQALEHFPQDALLHFNRAVALEELERYDAAVQAYERCIELNPTHADAHFNIARLSEIRGDKQGLLRHLSAYRRLSR; encoded by the coding sequence GTGAAAAGGCGCAATGCCTCGCACGACTACTCGTTGCGCAGTCTCCAGTCGCTGCTGGGTGTCTCACGACGAGTGCTGTCAGGCCTGATAGACGCTGGATTCGTGCAACCGTCACGTGGTCGTCGTAACGAGCTCCGGTTCACGTTCCGCGACGTCGTGTTGTTGCGCACAGCTTTCCAGCTTCAGTCGGCCAAAATCGCGTCACGCAAAATTCTGCGAGCGCTTGCGCGGCTCAAAGCGGAATTGCCTGAAGAGCTTCCACTGACCGGCATCCGCATTACGGCTGTCGGTGACTCGGTGGTCGTCAAGACAGGTGAATCACAATGGGATGCGACCTCGGGCCAGCTCCTGCTCGATCTGGAAGTGGCGCCTGTCAAGGGCGAAGTCGCGTTCCTCGACGCTGCGCCCCGGAACATCGTTGGCCGCGAAAAGCAAACCGAGGAGTGGTTCGCTCTTGCGGAGGAACTTACCGATAGCGACGTCATCGGTGCTGAGCAGGCCTATAAAAAGGTGCTCGAGTTATCGCCGACCCCGCACTACGACGCTTATAACAACCTGGGCGTCCTGCTTTGCGAGGTCGGAATGAAGTACGACGAGGCATTGTCCGTCTTTGACCAGGCACTCGAGCATTTTCCGCAGGACGCTCTGTTGCACTTCAATCGCGCGGTCGCTCTGGAAGAACTGGAGCGCTACGACGCAGCGGTGCAAGCCTATGAACGATGCATCGAGCTCAACCCCACTCATGCCGACGCTCACTTCAATATTGCACGCCTGAGCGAAATCCGAGGCGACAAGCAGGGACTTCTGAGGCACCTGAGTGCGTATCGCCGTCTCAGCAGGTGA
- a CDS encoding alpha-hydroxy acid oxidase, which yields MQISDCHNFHDFRELARLRLPGPIFNYIDGAADDEVTYRRNTASFQQCDLVPNVLRGVGDVDLSVQVLGQRLAMPVYCSPTALQRLFHHEGERAVAAAASKYGTMFGVSSLGTVSMEELRKAFPTPQVYQFYFHKDRGLNRAMMQRAKDTGIDVMMLTVDSITGGNRERDLRTGFTIPFKLTLGGMLQFALKPKWVLNYVTHERFSMPQLETHVDFGGGAMSIGRYFTEMLDPSMNWDDVAEMVRDWDGQFCLKGVMSVEDAKRAAAIGCTGIVLSNHGGRQLDGSRAAFDQLAEVADAVGDKLDVIMDGGVQRGTHVLKALALGAKAVGVGRYYLFPLAAAGQAGVERALALMRTELERGMKLMGCSSVSELSRESLRFR from the coding sequence ACGGCTCAGACTGCCGGGCCCGATCTTTAACTACATCGATGGCGCCGCCGACGACGAAGTGACCTATCGCCGGAACACCGCGAGCTTCCAGCAATGTGACCTGGTACCCAATGTGTTGCGGGGAGTTGGTGACGTGGATCTCTCGGTGCAAGTGCTCGGCCAGCGGCTGGCGATGCCTGTGTATTGTTCCCCGACCGCACTGCAACGCCTTTTTCACCATGAAGGCGAACGCGCAGTGGCCGCTGCGGCGTCGAAGTACGGAACGATGTTCGGCGTTTCTTCGCTCGGCACGGTCAGCATGGAAGAGTTGCGCAAAGCGTTCCCGACTCCGCAGGTGTACCAGTTCTACTTCCATAAGGATCGCGGTTTAAACCGTGCAATGATGCAACGTGCCAAAGATACTGGCATCGATGTGATGATGCTGACGGTCGACAGTATCACTGGTGGAAACCGCGAGCGCGACTTGCGAACAGGCTTCACCATCCCTTTCAAACTCACCTTGGGCGGGATGCTTCAATTCGCGCTGAAGCCCAAGTGGGTTCTGAACTACGTCACGCATGAGCGCTTTTCCATGCCGCAACTGGAGACCCACGTCGACTTTGGCGGCGGTGCCATGTCGATTGGCCGCTACTTCACGGAAATGTTGGACCCTTCGATGAATTGGGACGACGTGGCCGAGATGGTCCGCGATTGGGATGGCCAGTTTTGCCTCAAGGGCGTGATGTCTGTCGAGGACGCGAAGCGTGCGGCCGCAATTGGCTGTACCGGCATCGTGCTGTCCAATCATGGCGGCAGGCAGCTGGATGGGTCGAGAGCCGCGTTCGATCAGCTTGCGGAGGTTGCAGATGCGGTGGGCGACAAGCTGGACGTCATCATGGATGGAGGAGTGCAACGCGGAACCCATGTTCTGAAGGCTCTGGCTCTAGGGGCGAAAGCCGTTGGTGTCGGACGTTACTATTTGTTCCCGCTGGCAGCTGCGGGGCAGGCTGGCGTTGAGCGGGCGCTGGCATTGATGAGAACGGAGTTAGAGCGGGGCATGAAATTGATGGGATGTAGCTCGGTGAGCGAGCTTTCTCGCGAAAGTCTTCGCTTTCGATAG